The Litchfieldia alkalitelluris genome has a window encoding:
- a CDS encoding asparagine synthase-related protein: MSAITGIVNFCRQPVDPNDSNGIMKYLEKYPSDDVKIWKGKGVFLGCHSQWITPESIGEVLPYYCYESKLTITSDSIIDNRIDLFDKLQIDSEYRKFISDSQLILLAYEKWKEDAPQHLIGDFAFMIWDEKKNKLFGARDFSGARTLYYYNSNDKFVFSTALGPFFTLPYIKKQLNDQWIAEFLAVPGMADALDPRITVYKNIYQIPPSHSISVKDGEVKLTRYCNIQNIEKLKLKSDEEYEEAFRDVFKTAVKSRIRTFGKVGVRLSGGLDSGTVASFAADELRRESKRLYSYSYVPECEFVDWTPKNLLPDERPYIANTVNHIGNITANHLDFKGENPFSKIDSILDLMESPYKFFENSFWLNGISEKSSKDGIKILLNGARGNHSISFGSPALNIDYYANMLKTFRWYKLNQELESFCENFRTGKSVILPILYKELRQSIFSRTHGIFKTSGNSFYSLLNPKLANETNIKEKLREHGINNHSMSEIELRDNHFKGLHSWNTTGTANTKLSLKYSLMERDPTNDIRVIRFCLSVPHEQYIKGGLDRSLIRRATKSILPDTVRLNNQTRGIQIAEVINRMESTWPHFVNELKSLIEDPMVEHLFNLDVIKNATKKISSTPKPFTIFDSNFRMLTRSLVVYRFIKNQL; this comes from the coding sequence ATGAGTGCGATTACAGGAATTGTAAACTTCTGCAGACAACCTGTAGACCCTAATGACAGTAATGGAATTATGAAGTATCTAGAAAAATACCCATCAGATGATGTGAAAATCTGGAAAGGGAAAGGTGTTTTTCTGGGGTGTCATTCACAATGGATAACACCTGAGTCTATAGGTGAAGTTTTACCATATTATTGTTATGAAAGTAAATTAACAATCACCTCAGATTCAATAATTGATAATAGAATAGATCTTTTTGATAAATTACAAATTGATAGTGAGTATAGAAAATTCATATCAGATAGCCAATTGATTTTATTAGCATATGAGAAATGGAAAGAGGATGCACCCCAACATTTAATTGGAGATTTTGCTTTTATGATTTGGGATGAGAAAAAAAACAAACTTTTTGGAGCTAGGGACTTTTCTGGTGCGAGAACCCTTTATTACTATAATTCTAATGATAAATTTGTGTTTTCAACTGCCTTAGGTCCATTTTTCACCCTACCCTATATTAAGAAGCAGCTAAATGATCAATGGATAGCAGAATTTTTGGCTGTTCCAGGAATGGCTGATGCCTTAGATCCTCGAATAACAGTTTACAAAAATATTTATCAAATCCCACCATCACATTCAATTTCAGTTAAAGATGGTGAAGTAAAGTTAACTAGATATTGTAATATACAAAATATAGAAAAATTAAAATTAAAATCAGATGAAGAATATGAAGAAGCTTTTAGGGATGTTTTTAAAACAGCAGTAAAATCAAGAATCCGAACCTTTGGAAAGGTTGGGGTGCGTTTAAGTGGTGGGCTTGATTCTGGTACAGTTGCTAGTTTTGCAGCAGATGAGTTGAGAAGAGAAAGCAAGAGATTATACTCATATAGTTATGTTCCAGAATGTGAATTTGTTGACTGGACTCCTAAAAATCTTTTACCAGATGAGAGACCCTATATTGCAAACACTGTAAATCATATTGGAAATATAACAGCAAATCACTTGGACTTTAAAGGAGAAAATCCTTTTAGTAAGATTGACAGCATTCTAGATTTGATGGAATCACCATATAAGTTTTTTGAAAATTCGTTTTGGTTAAATGGTATTTCTGAAAAGTCAAGTAAAGATGGCATAAAAATACTATTAAATGGTGCACGAGGAAATCATTCCATTTCTTTTGGTTCACCAGCTTTGAACATAGATTACTATGCCAATATGCTTAAAACATTCCGTTGGTATAAACTTAATCAAGAATTGGAATCTTTTTGTGAAAATTTTAGAACAGGTAAGAGCGTTATTTTACCTATTTTATATAAAGAATTAAGACAAAGTATATTTAGTAGAACTCATGGAATTTTTAAGACATCTGGGAATTCCTTCTACTCTTTATTAAATCCAAAACTTGCAAATGAAACTAATATAAAAGAGAAATTACGTGAGCATGGGATTAATAATCATTCTATGAGTGAAATTGAACTAAGAGATAATCACTTTAAAGGACTTCATTCTTGGAATACAACTGGAACAGCAAATACAAAGTTATCTTTGAAATATTCACTAATGGAACGTGATCCAACAAATGATATACGCGTAATTCGCTTTTGTTTATCAGTTCCCCATGAACAATATATAAAAGGGGGCCTAGATCGATCATTAATACGAAGAGCAACTAAGAGCATTCTACCTGATACAGTAAGATTAAATAATCAAACACGTGGGATACAAATAGCTGAAGTAATTAATAGAATGGAGAGCACGTGGCCACATTTTGTCAATGAGTTAAAATCATTAATAGAGGACCCTATGGTTGAACATCTTTTTAATTTAGACGTTATAAAAAATGCAACAAAAAAGATATCAAGTACTCCTAAACCTTTTACTATTTTCGACTCGAATTTTCGAATGTTAACTCGAAGTTTGGTTGTTTATAGATTTATTAAAAACCAACTATGA
- a CDS encoding lasso peptide biosynthesis PqqD family chaperone — translation MISNETIKVIDTVIQGNGNIVSDMGEEKVMLSVSKGKYYNLGEIGGYIWDLIAKPLEVNKIIEELTSLYEVESDVCEEQVISFLEHLLREELIVIK, via the coding sequence ATGATATCTAATGAAACAATAAAAGTAATTGATACTGTAATTCAAGGGAATGGAAATATTGTTAGTGATATGGGGGAAGAAAAAGTAATGCTTAGCGTTTCAAAGGGGAAGTATTATAATTTGGGGGAAATTGGTGGTTATATTTGGGATTTGATTGCTAAGCCTCTTGAAGTCAATAAAATTATTGAGGAACTAACATCTTTATATGAGGTTGAAAGTGACGTCTGCGAGGAACAGGTAATTTCTTTTTTAGAACATTTACTTAGAGAAGAACTAATCGTGATTAAATAA
- a CDS encoding nucleotidyltransferase domain-containing protein, whose protein sequence is MLELIREENFKNKIDRIIWHEFLELALHHRLYPILFSKLKETDKDIVPDSVIQSFIQYFRRNTFSMLQLCGEMETVAKLLTEEEICPLFLKGPVLATDLYGDISLRTCGDLDILIPFDKLTQTEAILLNQGYEKDEYIQTVLDDWKWRHHHFTYFHPKKGIKLEIHWRLNPAPGKEPTFVELWHRKRQSTITSYPIYFLGKEDLFFFLSTHGARHGWSRLRWLMDIHQLTKKELDWDFIYHQLRKYQCVHIGGQALILSSDLFKTDLVEKMEPLLKGNAKKLAQAAIFYIEQKVNLHTDPVPRDIAHYHSRHLYSLMSFRQKCWYWLSVCHPYYTDVETLPLPKKLHFLYYPLRPFLWMWRRSKGHALP, encoded by the coding sequence ATGCTTGAGTTAATAAGGGAAGAGAACTTCAAAAATAAGATTGATCGAATAATCTGGCATGAGTTTCTTGAACTAGCTCTTCATCATCGACTTTATCCAATCTTATTTTCTAAATTGAAAGAAACTGATAAAGACATTGTACCAGATTCAGTCATTCAATCTTTTATACAATATTTTAGAAGAAACACTTTTTCTATGTTGCAGCTATGCGGCGAGATGGAAACTGTAGCAAAGCTTTTAACTGAAGAAGAGATATGTCCTCTGTTTTTAAAAGGTCCAGTACTAGCTACTGATTTGTATGGTGATATTTCCTTAAGAACATGTGGGGATTTAGACATCTTAATTCCGTTCGATAAGCTTACACAGACAGAAGCCATTCTCTTAAACCAAGGGTATGAAAAGGATGAGTATATACAAACTGTACTTGATGATTGGAAATGGAGACACCATCACTTTACATACTTTCATCCTAAGAAAGGTATTAAATTAGAGATTCATTGGCGCCTGAATCCTGCACCCGGAAAAGAACCAACCTTTGTGGAGCTATGGCATAGAAAGCGCCAAAGCACCATTACTAGTTATCCTATCTACTTTTTAGGAAAAGAGGACCTATTTTTCTTTTTGTCCACACATGGAGCACGTCATGGATGGTCTAGATTAAGATGGTTAATGGATATCCACCAACTTACAAAAAAAGAGTTAGATTGGGATTTTATCTATCATCAATTAAGAAAGTATCAGTGTGTTCATATCGGTGGTCAAGCTTTAATCTTAAGTTCAGATCTGTTTAAAACAGATTTGGTAGAAAAGATGGAACCACTATTAAAGGGAAATGCAAAGAAACTTGCTCAAGCTGCTATATTTTACATAGAACAGAAAGTGAATTTACATACAGATCCAGTTCCGAGAGATATTGCCCACTATCATTCACGGCATTTGTATTCATTAATGTCGTTTCGACAAAAATGCTGGTATTGGTTAAGCGTGTGCCATCCTTATTACACAGATGTTGAAACATTACCATTACCGAAAAAGCTTCATTTTTTGTATTATCCGTTACGCCCATTTCTCTGGATGTGGAGGAGAAGTAAAGGTCATGCACTACCATAG
- a CDS encoding HPr kinase/phosphorylase, whose amino-acid sequence METVTKYSYRAFGLNIVSDIQIEELQKTTIPDSESNIFIELGDLSMVWEESIKTTEYFVIKEDYIFVHIPKVAIFKIQKGNNIIVSPISPIKMDAIRLYLLGTCMGSILIQRGILPLHGSAIEVNGKAYAIVGDSGAGKSTLASAFLRRGFRLISDDVIPVSLSKDNIPMVTPAYPQQKLWQESLTEFGIESTNLRPIIDRETKFAIPVPNQFVNQQLPLAGIFELVKTNNEEIVIKEVKNLERLQKLFYHTYRNFLIEHAGLLEWHFSFITRLLNDIKIYQIKRPVSYFTAHNITTLILQTIEQEVEVSYDI is encoded by the coding sequence ATGGAAACTGTGACTAAGTATAGCTATAGAGCTTTCGGACTTAATATTGTAAGTGATATTCAAATTGAGGAACTTCAAAAAACAACCATACCAGATAGTGAAAGTAACATTTTTATTGAATTGGGTGATCTATCAATGGTTTGGGAAGAAAGCATAAAAACAACTGAATATTTCGTGATAAAAGAGGATTATATTTTTGTTCATATTCCAAAAGTAGCAATTTTTAAAATACAAAAGGGTAATAACATAATAGTATCGCCTATTTCTCCTATTAAGATGGATGCAATTAGGTTGTATTTACTAGGAACTTGTATGGGATCTATTTTAATACAGCGTGGGATACTTCCCTTACACGGAAGTGCAATAGAAGTTAATGGTAAAGCTTATGCGATAGTTGGCGATTCTGGAGCAGGAAAATCTACTTTAGCGTCTGCGTTTTTAAGAAGAGGTTTTAGACTTATTAGTGATGATGTTATCCCGGTGTCACTTTCTAAAGATAATATACCAATGGTAACACCAGCATACCCTCAGCAGAAGCTTTGGCAAGAAAGTCTCACAGAATTTGGAATCGAATCAACCAATCTCCGTCCAATTATCGATAGAGAAACAAAATTTGCAATCCCTGTGCCTAATCAATTTGTTAATCAACAACTACCTTTAGCTGGTATTTTTGAGTTAGTTAAAACTAATAATGAGGAAATTGTTATAAAAGAAGTAAAAAACCTAGAACGTCTACAAAAATTGTTTTACCATACATACCGAAATTTCTTGATTGAACATGCTGGACTATTAGAATGGCATTTTTCATTTATTACCAGATTATTAAATGATATAAAAATTTATCAAATTAAAAGGCCAGTAAGTTATTTTACTGCTCACAACATAACTACATTAATTTTACAAACTATCGAACAGGAGGTTGAGGTTTCTTATGATATCTAA
- a CDS encoding asparagine synthetase B family protein — MSAITGILNLNNNPISPVYINNLMEPLEKFPADDMRVLIRDNVALGCLSQWITPESVNEILPYYNSESQLAITADAILDNREDLFEKLQIDNKSRCFITDSELIMLTYQKFGEEVPKYLIGEFTFMIWDEKEKKLFGARDFSGSRTLYFNRSESHFSFCTIIEPLFKLPFVKKQLNEEWFAEYLTIPGMNEAVNTSITPFKEVEQLPPAHCIRVQGENVRISRYCTIETNYTLKLQTNEEYEESFRDVFQTAVNSRLRTKREVGAHLSGGLDSGTVASFAAKSLLREKKALHTFSYIPSNDFKDWTPLNKVANEKPFIKSTVDFVGNIKDYYSDFKDVNPLKEVDDWLEIMEMPYKFFGNSVWIKGIFELASEKNVGILLNGGRGNLSVSWGPAMNYYALLLKRMKFIKLYRELNKYSKRVGGNRLRRIPILSRIAFPQISNVIGDNEIHHFPSIINPELASRTRVYEKLNDCGVNISEPTYGEDVFEIRKRHFKELYTWNATGTLGTKLSLRYKIWKRDPTNDIRVIRHCLSLPEDQYVQNGLDRSLIRRSTKGYLPDDVRLNHIRGAQGVDTIHRMLPYWDSFINELDEISKDSIMSDILNKVVIKKIIKKVRFDPKPELSLDPDFWVLMRSLVIYRYIKIHY; from the coding sequence ATGAGTGCAATCACTGGTATTTTAAATTTAAACAATAATCCCATATCTCCTGTGTATATAAACAATTTAATGGAACCCTTAGAAAAGTTCCCAGCAGATGATATGAGAGTCCTGATTAGAGATAACGTTGCTCTTGGCTGTTTGTCACAATGGATAACTCCTGAATCTGTTAACGAAATACTCCCATATTATAATAGCGAAAGTCAGTTAGCTATAACAGCCGATGCGATTTTAGATAATCGTGAGGATTTGTTTGAGAAACTACAAATAGATAATAAGAGTAGGTGTTTCATAACAGATAGTGAACTAATAATGCTTACCTACCAAAAATTTGGTGAAGAAGTTCCAAAGTATTTAATTGGTGAATTTACATTTATGATTTGGGATGAAAAAGAAAAAAAACTATTTGGTGCTAGAGATTTCTCTGGTAGTAGAACTCTTTATTTTAATAGAAGTGAATCACATTTTTCCTTTTGTACCATTATTGAACCATTATTCAAACTCCCTTTTGTAAAAAAGCAGTTAAATGAAGAATGGTTTGCAGAATATCTAACTATTCCTGGTATGAATGAGGCAGTAAATACATCTATCACACCTTTTAAAGAGGTTGAACAATTACCTCCCGCACATTGTATCAGGGTGCAAGGAGAAAATGTTCGGATTTCAAGATATTGTACAATTGAAACTAATTATACTCTTAAATTACAGACCAATGAAGAATATGAGGAGTCTTTTCGGGATGTGTTTCAGACAGCTGTAAATTCTAGGCTTAGAACTAAACGAGAAGTGGGAGCGCATTTGAGTGGAGGGCTTGACTCAGGAACGGTAGCTAGTTTTGCAGCAAAGTCTTTATTGAGAGAGAAAAAGGCTTTACATACATTTAGTTATATACCATCGAATGATTTTAAAGATTGGACACCATTAAATAAGGTAGCTAATGAAAAACCATTTATTAAATCAACAGTAGATTTTGTAGGGAACATCAAGGATTACTACTCTGACTTTAAAGATGTAAATCCACTTAAAGAGGTTGATGACTGGCTTGAAATTATGGAAATGCCCTATAAATTTTTTGGTAATTCTGTTTGGATAAAAGGTATCTTTGAATTAGCAAGTGAAAAAAATGTTGGAATCCTTTTAAATGGTGGCAGAGGTAACCTAAGTGTCTCATGGGGTCCTGCTATGAATTATTATGCACTCCTCCTAAAAAGGATGAAATTCATAAAACTTTATAGGGAGTTGAATAAATATAGTAAGCGAGTTGGGGGAAATAGGTTACGGCGCATTCCTATTCTAAGTCGAATAGCGTTTCCACAGATAAGTAATGTTATTGGAGATAATGAAATCCATCATTTCCCATCTATTATTAATCCTGAATTAGCTTCGAGAACAAGAGTGTATGAAAAACTTAATGATTGTGGAGTTAATATATCTGAGCCTACTTATGGTGAAGATGTCTTTGAGATTAGAAAGAGGCACTTCAAAGAATTATATACATGGAATGCGACTGGAACATTGGGGACAAAACTTTCTCTGCGTTATAAGATATGGAAGCGTGATCCCACAAATGATATTAGAGTTATTAGGCATTGTTTGTCTTTACCAGAAGATCAATATGTTCAAAACGGTCTCGATAGATCTCTAATACGTAGATCCACAAAGGGGTATCTACCAGATGATGTAAGGCTGAATCATATTCGGGGTGCTCAGGGAGTAGATACAATACATAGAATGCTTCCTTATTGGGATTCTTTTATTAATGAACTTGATGAGATTTCTAAAGACTCTATAATGTCAGACATATTAAATAAGGTAGTTATTAAAAAAATAATTAAAAAAGTAAGATTCGACCCGAAACCAGAGTTGTCTCTAGATCCTGATTTTTGGGTGTTAATGCGTTCCTTAGTAATCTACCGTTATATAAAAATACATTATTGA
- a CDS encoding paeninodin family lasso peptide gives MKKEWKSPVLDVLNINSTMASSSWGAYDEGFNENLEHDQQTGPHHS, from the coding sequence ATGAAGAAAGAATGGAAAAGTCCTGTATTAGATGTGCTTAATATTAATTCAACGATGGCTAGTAGTTCATGGGGAGCTTATGATGAAGGTTTCAATGAAAATTTAGAGCATGATCAACAAACTGGCCCTCATCATTCCTAA
- a CDS encoding lasso peptide biosynthesis B2 protein — MLILRKIKSFLSIEPASKLMLAEAYLFLGLGRFLKLLPFSKVALSLGEHMEETTYNGDGNQRELHKISSAIHLMSRYTFWESECLVKAIAGMKMLERRNIECTMYLGTARDGDGKMIAHAWLRSGPFYISGSEGMERFTVVGIFAKKMNNRMIKGESIG; from the coding sequence ATGTTAATACTTAGAAAAATTAAAAGTTTCCTATCAATCGAACCCGCCTCAAAACTAATGCTAGCTGAAGCTTATCTATTTTTAGGGTTAGGACGATTTTTGAAACTTCTACCATTTTCAAAAGTTGCACTATCATTGGGCGAACATATGGAAGAAACTACTTACAATGGGGATGGAAATCAGAGGGAACTTCATAAAATCTCTAGTGCAATACATCTGATGAGCAGATACACCTTCTGGGAAAGTGAATGCCTTGTTAAAGCGATAGCAGGTATGAAAATGCTGGAAAGAAGAAATATTGAATGTACTATGTATCTAGGGACTGCAAGAGATGGAGACGGAAAAATGATTGCACATGCATGGTTACGAAGTGGCCCATTCTATATTTCTGGCTCTGAGGGGATGGAACGATTTACAGTAGTTGGTATCTTTGCAAAAAAGATGAATAACCGAATGATAAAGGGTGAGAGTATTGGTTAG